From the genome of Methanosphaera sp. WGK6:
ATTAACTCATAGTTATTTATTAATAAATTTAACATAATATCATATGTTAATATTATAATAACATTAATATTATATTTATAACCATATAATAATTTTATTATAATAATAAAAACTCAACAACACATTCTGAATAAAAAAAAGCTTAATAACCTCCTATTAAACTTAGCTCACACCATATTATAGAACTATGAATAAAAATAATTATTTTAATATATAAGCAAAATTTAATCCATTTTTATAAAAAACAGAAATAATTTAAAAACAATACACCCTACAAGCATTGAATATAAAATTAATAGAAAATATATAAAATAACATTAATTAAAAACAAATCTATTTAAAGTATAATTTAATAAATGATACCGTAGTGATTATAATGAATAATGATAAAACAATTAAAGAACTTGAAAAAGAAATCACAAGACTACATGGAGAAATAGATGAATTAAAAAATAACTATAGAAAACAATCCATGGAAGTAGGACAACTAGTATTTGAAAATGAAGATTTAGATTTTAAAATAAATAAATTAAAAAAAGAAAATTCAGAATTAAAACTTGAAAATGAAGAATTAAAATCATTTAAAAAAGAAGTTGAAACATCAAAAAGTTGGAAAATAAAATCATTACTTAAATAATTAAAATTAGATTAAGATGATTATAATAAATCATCCAAATAAGTTATATAATCATCTTTTCTTGGTGCTACTTCCACATCACAATCATCAGCAGGATATCCTATTATAGCATGACCTACACCCACATAATTATCAGGTATATTCCATACTTTAAGTAATTCTTTACCCTGAAGGCTTTCAAATTCTTCTTTTGCTCTATGAATCCAACAACTGCCAAGACCTAATGCATGAGCAGCATTAAGAATATTTCCTAAAACTAGAGAAGCATCTTGAACATAATTAGGATTATTTTTATCACCGAGTACAATAACTAAAGTAGATGCACCATAAAATGGTTTAACATTATTTCCTCTTGCTTCAAGAACAGCTGGTGGGAAAAATGATTTGTTCCATTCTTCTATTCTATCAATTATATCTTTTCTTTGAGTTACAAGAATTCTAGGTGATTGACTTCCTAAACTTGTAGGTGCATATGTTCCAGCTTCTAATATTTTTTCTAAGTCTTCTCTACTTACTTTTTTATCACTAAATTTTCTGATACTGCGTCTTGTTTTTAAATCTTCTAATGTTGAATTCATAATAACAAATCCTTTTTCTACAATAATTTATATTAATATATGTTTTTAAAAATTATATTTTTTTCTAGTGATTAAATAAAAATAGATTAAAAATTATTATAACAATACATGTCAACAAGCATGTAAAACTTCAATTAATGCTCCATATTAGGAATCCATCATATGTTTCATTTTTTTAACAACATTTTGAGAAGAAAGAATTCCGGATACTCTCTAAGAAGAACAATTAACTGAATTGATATGTAGATGTGATGATTGTCAAGATGCATGTCCATTTAATATGAAACATGACTGGACACGATGAAAAGACTTCATCGGACTTAGTGATGTAGAACTTTTAAAACCAGAAAATATAATAAAAGCTTCCGATGAAACACTCATTGAAAAAGTAGTTCCACGAACAGATAAACATATAATTCCAGAAAAAGTAGATACACTTAGAAAAACATCAGCAAGATCTATTAGAAATAGAAATTTAAAAATTATGAACTAAAATATAAATAATGTTAATAAAATACTCATAACTATAGAATAAAAATAAATAGAGTTTTACAATGATGAAATGTCCTAATTGTGGTTATACAAATCAAGATAGAACATGTTGTGTAATTTGTGGTCAAGACTTAAACACAACATATCATATACAGAATAATGAACCACAAAACAACTACAATACACCACAAACAACTACAAACACATATAATTCCTATGAAAACCCCAAATATAATAATCAAAATCAGGAAGATAATGATTATTATCCAGAATATAATGACACAAATAATTATTATGATGACAATTCCCAAGAGCAATACACTCAACCAAAATATACTCATAAAAAAAGTAAAGCACTTATATTTATATTAACCCTAATTCTTCCAGGATTTGGTCAAATATACTTAGGAGATATTCTTAAAGGTATAATTCTCTTTGTTCTATGTTATGTATTAAGAATATCATCAAATCTATTCCTACTACTATTATGGTTTATTCTATATATTTATACCATGCAAGATGCCCTGGTAAAAGTAGATAGATATAATGAAAATGTAAAATAAAATCCCACCTACTTTTTTTATAAAAATTTATTTAATCGTTTTATTGCATCTAGTTTATCTTTTTTATCTATTTTTGCTTCATTGATTGCATCTTTTATAGTATTTATTGAGTGATCATAGACTTCTCTATCTACTGGGTATGGAAATCCATCTTTTCCACCATGAGCAAAACTATATTTCACAGGATCTTCCCAACTAGCCTTTTCTCCATAAATTAAATCACTTATCAATGCTAGTGCTCTTATCTTCTTTGGACCTATTCCTTTTAGAGAAATTAATTCTTTATAATTTTCTGGTTGAATTTCATATGCATTTTTAAGTACCTTGAATTCATTATCTGATAAATCCATATCCAATACTTCATGATGAGCAGGCATTGTGAAAGATTCTTGATTATTAAACCCTGTTACATCATGAGTTTCTTGTTTGAAATCAAAGAAATCTGTGAGTAATGTTTGTTTAGAATCTTTTCTTCTAAAGTATGTTCTTAGATGTTCTGGATTATCATTAATTAAATCTACACTAATTTTTTGAACTTCACTACTATCCTTTGCGGACATATTTAGTGTTTCTTCTTGTTTTTTGTCACATTCAATTCCAGTATGAGGGTCATTTAGAAAATTATCCATATCTGTATTCATCCAATGATATCTACGTGCATATCCACTTCCAGTATTCATTCCTTGTTGTACCACTGCCCAATCTCCAGATTCTGTTAAAAAGAAATTATGTTGGTATAATGTGTAAGTATCTTGAATACAGGAGTTATCTATTTTTGCAGATAATTTTGATGATTCAATTAATGTGTTTGTAGCCTTTGTACTTATATTAAATGTAGATGATATATCCTCTAATTGCCTAGGTGTTTTTCTAGAATTTTTTCCTTTACCTCCAAGTACTGCTATACCATGTTCTTCAGGATTAAGACTTGCTCTTAGTGCTCCACACGTAGTGGTTGTTGTTCCAGATGAATGCCAATCAAATCCTATTACACATGAAAATCCTTGAAACCAGTATGGATTTGATATTCGTTCCAAGAATTCTTTTTGACCATATTCTTCAAGTATAACTTCTGTTAAAGCTCCAGATAATTTAACCATCCTCTTCCATAACCATGGTGGTGTATGATTAGAGTGTAATGGAAGATTAGTAATTCCTTTTCTCTGCATAATACTAATTATTTTTAAATAGAATTATAAAAGTTAAGGGAATATGATAAGTAATATTCTAATTAAAAAAAAGGAGTTAAATTATGAAAAAATTAAAAAAAAATTAGAATAATCCAAAACAATAATAATATACTTTCTTAGTTAAAATAAATTTAAATACAATTAAAATTAAAAATGATTAATAGACTCAAAAATGGCAGGTGAAACTAATGGATAAAAAGATAATATTAGTTGTATTAATTGTAGCTTTAATAGGAATTGTTGCTGCAACATATAATATTAATACAGATACATTAGCTAATCAATTAGCATCAGTAGGCATTGAAGATGGTGCTACTGAAAGTGCTACTGATTTAGTAGCAGAAAGTGGAGATTCAGCAAGTACACCTACCTCCAGTGATTCATCAAGTGCAACCACAGGCAGTTCCAACAATGACAATAGTAATTCAGGAAACAGTAATAGTAACTCAAATGCACAGACAACAACATCCCCAACCAACAAGATAACATCACAAAATAAAACAACAAACAACCCTATTTCACAAAATAAAACAACAAAATATACAATAAGTCAAGCAACAGTATTAGCAAATAACTGGATGACTTCACAATCAAGCCATACTACTGCTAAAGCATCATATCGCAGTACATTTACATCATCTGGTGATGAATATTATGTATTTATATTCCGAGAAAATGGTAAAGTAGTTGGTGAAATTGAAATGAATGCACAAACAGGATCTGTTACTGGAGGAGCATTTGAAGGAGAAGTAAATCCACATTCTAATAATACAACTAACTAAAAATATAATATTCTGAGAATTATTTCTCAGATAACTCTCTTTTTTTAAAAAATATATATAAATTTATTTTCTAATCTAAATCTTCCTAAAAAAATAAATAAAAATTGTGATAAATAGTTTAATTGGAAATCAAATATAATAGGAAACAAACAATGGATTTATATTTATTAGAAAATATATCAATAATTTTAATTACAGCAGTAGCTATCCTATTAATTTTTAATAAACTTAAACTTCCATCAATGATTGGACTTTTTTTAACAGGAATTATTCTGGGCCAATTTATTACTTCAACAGAAATTATAACCAGTATGTCGGAATTAGGAGTTATATTTTTATTATTTATTATAGGTTTAGAATTTTCAATTGAGAAATTTTCGGCAATAAAACAATATGCTGTACTGGGCGGTTTAATGCAGGTTGTTTTAACAACTATTTTAATTACTATTATAATGTATATTGCTCATTTCCCACTTAATTCATCAATATTTATGGGATTTTTAGTGTGTTTCAGTAGTACTGCTATTGTAATGAAGCTTATACAGAAAAAACGTTTAACTCATTCATTACAAGGTAGGGTAACTTTAGGTATTCTTATATTTCAAGATATAGCAGTTATTATTGTACTTTTACTTACACCATTACTTGGTGGTCAATCATTAGATATGAGTACTTTACCCATAACACTTGCAAAATTAGTAGGTCTTACAATAATTATCATTCTTGGAGCCAAATGGATTGTTCCTAAAGCACTTCATGAAGCTGCACGAACTAAAAATAGGGATTTGTACATGTTATTTATCCTATTTATATGTCTAGGAACTACTTATGCAACATCTCTTGTTGGAATATCTCCAGAACTTGGTGCATTTATTGCAGGTTTACTTATATCTAATACAGAATACAGTCATCAAACACTTGGATATATTCAACCATTCCAAGATGTATTTATGAGTATATTCCTTATATCAATAGGTTTAATGATAAATGTAAGTTATTTTATTAATAATATCTTATTAATCATAGCTTTAGCAGTACTTGTACTTATTGTTAAATTCTTAGCAACATTTATAACAGGACATGTTTTAAAAATACCTGTGAAGACAACAATTGCAATTGCAATTCTTTTAAGTCAAATTGGGGAATTTTCATTTGTACTTGCAACGGAGGGTATGAAATATGGCTTGATAAGTGAAGGTTTATTTACAGCATTCTTATCTATGAGTATAATTACAATGTCTGCTACACCATTCTTACAGAGAATTACACCAGAGATTGTGAATTTATTTAAGAAGATACCTTACTTCCAGATAGATGATGAATTAAAAACAATACAACCTACGGAAGTATTAGATGAAGAATTAGAGGATCATGTGATTCTTGTAGGATTTGGTGTGAATGGTAAAAATTTATCACAAGCTTGTGAACATTATCATATACCTTATGTTATTGTTGATGTAGATCCACTTATTGTGGAAAAAGAAAAAGCATTAGGTCTACCAATTATTTATGGTAGTGGTGGTAGTGAAAGTGTATTGAAAGAGTTGAAAGTAACTTCAGCAAAATGTATAGTTATTGCTACATCAGATTATGAAAGTACTTTAGAAACTGTGGATACTGCAAGACGTTTAAATCCAAATATTCATATAATTGTTAGAACAAGGTATTTGAAACATGTTGATGAGGTTTATGAAGCTGGCGCTGATGAGGTTATTCCTGAAGAATTTGAAACTAGTATTGTGATGTTTAGTAGAGTAATGGACTACTATAACAAAGATTCTGAAGAAATAAATGATACTCTTGAAAGTTTAAGAGCAGATAGTTACAATGTATTCCGTTGTATTTCACCAGAGGAAATTAAAACATCACTTAGTGAAAGACTTACTGATTTAAATATTGATTCAATTTATGTTACAAAACAAAAACAATTGAATGAACTTAAATTTAGGGATTATAATTTAACTGTTACATCAATTATTAGAAATGATAAAACTATTACAGGTATACATCCTAAATTTGAATTAGAAATAGATGATTTAGTATTATTCACAGGAAAACCTGAAAATATTGAAGAATTTTTAAAAGAAACTTTTATTAATCAAGAAATTTAAAATTTGTAGAAAATTTTAATTTTCTTTTTTCACTTTTTTAAAAAAAAATTTAAAATAAGTGTTTAATTTTTTTAATGTGTTAATATTTTTTTGAATTTGAATTAGGTATAAATATATTTCTAGAATTATTATTTTTAAATAACATTCCCAAGTAGATTATTCTTAAACATTACTTTTTTATTCTGGTAATGGTATTAATAATGGTATTATGTACAATACTGCAAAAAGAATTATTAATTCTGCTGCTATTTTTATTGCATCCTTTGTGGAATTTTCCATTTTGTTATTCACCTTTTAGTTTTAATAATATGTTTAATATAATATATTACTTTTTAAAATATTGAATACCTTAAAGAATAAGATTTTATACTTATCATATAAATTTAAGTTCACCTAAATATATATAGTTATGTATTTTAATTTAAAAAATAGAAAGAGAAAAAAAATTTAACTCAATAGTTCAGTAATTTCATTATTATGTTTAGCTATTGTTTTTGAAACTCTTTCAAAATATGCATCATTATATAATTCATCATCGCTTTCACGTTCTTGAGCTGCATTGAAAAATTCATCATCAATTTGAAGTACTTCACTAATATAACCATCCTCCAAGGAATTAGTTGAAGAATCTTTTGGATTATATGCACGATTACTTCCATCAAATGCTGGACAAACAACTGCACAATACTTTAAATCATATAATGAGGATTCCCTATTAATTCCAGTTGGATCAGGTATATTATATTCTTTTTTTAAGTACTCTTTTTCTTCATCACTGAATGTACGTATAGGAGCACAGAAAGGAATCCTACTTATTACATAACGATTATCAAAAGATTGTGCTAATCCACCTTTAACTAATGATTCTACCATAAATCGTGTTGGTGATTCAATAGACACATACCTATCAAGAGA
Proteins encoded in this window:
- a CDS encoding TM2 domain-containing protein: MMKCPNCGYTNQDRTCCVICGQDLNTTYHIQNNEPQNNYNTPQTTTNTYNSYENPKYNNQNQEDNDYYPEYNDTNNYYDDNSQEQYTQPKYTHKKSKALIFILTLILPGFGQIYLGDILKGIILFVLCYVLRISSNLFLLLLWFILYIYTMQDALVKVDRYNENVK
- a CDS encoding cation:proton antiporter yields the protein MDLYLLENISIILITAVAILLIFNKLKLPSMIGLFLTGIILGQFITSTEIITSMSELGVIFLLFIIGLEFSIEKFSAIKQYAVLGGLMQVVLTTILITIIMYIAHFPLNSSIFMGFLVCFSSTAIVMKLIQKKRLTHSLQGRVTLGILIFQDIAVIIVLLLTPLLGGQSLDMSTLPITLAKLVGLTIIIILGAKWIVPKALHEAARTKNRDLYMLFILFICLGTTYATSLVGISPELGAFIAGLLISNTEYSHQTLGYIQPFQDVFMSIFLISIGLMINVSYFINNILLIIALAVLVLIVKFLATFITGHVLKIPVKTTIAIAILLSQIGEFSFVLATEGMKYGLISEGLFTAFLSMSIITMSATPFLQRITPEIVNLFKKIPYFQIDDELKTIQPTEVLDEELEDHVILVGFGVNGKNLSQACEHYHIPYVIVDVDPLIVEKEKALGLPIIYGSGGSESVLKELKVTSAKCIVIATSDYESTLETVDTARRLNPNIHIIVRTRYLKHVDEVYEAGADEVIPEEFETSIVMFSRVMDYYNKDSEEINDTLESLRADSYNVFRCISPEEIKTSLSERLTDLNIDSIYVTKQKQLNELKFRDYNLTVTSIIRNDKTITGIHPKFELEIDDLVLFTGKPENIEEFLKETFINQEI
- a CDS encoding DUF763 domain-containing protein yields the protein MQRKGITNLPLHSNHTPPWLWKRMVKLSGALTEVILEEYGQKEFLERISNPYWFQGFSCVIGFDWHSSGTTTTTCGALRASLNPEEHGIAVLGGKGKNSRKTPRQLEDISSTFNISTKATNTLIESSKLSAKIDNSCIQDTYTLYQHNFFLTESGDWAVVQQGMNTGSGYARRYHWMNTDMDNFLNDPHTGIECDKKQEETLNMSAKDSSEVQKISVDLINDNPEHLRTYFRRKDSKQTLLTDFFDFKQETHDVTGFNNQESFTMPAHHEVLDMDLSDNEFKVLKNAYEIQPENYKELISLKGIGPKKIRALALISDLIYGEKASWEDPVKYSFAHGGKDGFPYPVDREVYDHSINTIKDAINEAKIDKKDKLDAIKRLNKFL
- a CDS encoding nitroreductase, with product MNSTLEDLKTRRSIRKFSDKKVSREDLEKILEAGTYAPTSLGSQSPRILVTQRKDIIDRIEEWNKSFFPPAVLEARGNNVKPFYGASTLVIVLGDKNNPNYVQDASLVLGNILNAAHALGLGSCWIHRAKEEFESLQGKELLKVWNIPDNYVGVGHAIIGYPADDCDVEVAPRKDDYITYLDDLL